Proteins from one Fragaria vesca subsp. vesca linkage group LG6, FraVesHawaii_1.0, whole genome shotgun sequence genomic window:
- the LOC101301900 gene encoding uncharacterized protein LOC101301900 produces the protein MGGPYNHNKGGNSSNSSSNRGRPYGLMLLLAFGAALVGVMVLHKFRERRIFNLVIKEKDTQLVSLHLALQKERDYSREVKMKHEELKAKMYSIRTQKMQLERTVFEMKSTIGSLKEELRTMEAAFEEKQNETKVTRLSDDRNDDPRMMELVESLKQKEAEIEKLKHHLEYKVWSVSADDTSNPTGNLTMSRRRGVADQVSGEEGTANKSMNLKQGETRKKVDDQTGNAEGETKVDDSRVVNMKGGITTEEVRAKNQDFKEGNQKAIDGQKRSRNLQKVENSEQGDGQKIRVKKERGMKLEMQDVGSENKERSRLGGKQDYFRGIKGKKWRLVPRNRRMEKKGSYRNNGVASMRGRSFFEDDQYKGRAEEAALNRRVTSDDRTMQARESADSSDAEDLENKLTHFDSTHSSDGDGKVSGTASNDTKQKQEVENSEDHEAVNNIGNEEDRADADTQDFPGDMEIAEAEEQENDVTEDGFLAESGFNSEDREEYKEEIDASEF, from the exons ATGGGGGGACCTTACAATCACAACAAGGGTGGGAATAGTAGTAATTCTAGTAGCAACAGAGGGAGGCCTTATGGTTTGATGCTGCTGTTGGCATTTGGGGCTGCATTGGTTGGAGTCATGGTGCTTCATAAGTTCAGAGAAAGGCGCATCTTCAACCTTGTTATCAAAGAGAAAGACACTCAGCTCGTTTCGCTTCACCTCGCCTTACAG AAGGAGAGAGACTACAGCAGGGAAGTAAAAATGAAGCATGAAGAGCTGAAAGCGAAGATGTACTCCATTAGAACACAAAAGATGCAGCTTGAGAGGACGGTGTTCGAGATGAAGTCTACTATTGGTTCGCTTAAAGAGGAGCTGAGAACAATGGAGGCTGCATTTGAGGAGAAGCAAAACGAAACCAAAGTGACGAGATTGAGTGATGATCGGAACGATGATCCTCGGATGATGGAGTTGGTGGAAAGCCTAAAGCAAAAGGAAGCTGAAATTGAGAAGTTGAAACACCACCTCGAGTATAAGGTATGGTCGGTAAGTGCTGACGACACATCAAACCCAACCGGAAATCTGACCATGTCCAGAAGGCGAGGAGTGGCTGATCAAGTGTCAGGTGAAGAAGGAACTGCCAATAAGTCCATGAATCTTAAACAGGGTGAGACTAGGAAAAAAGTAGACGATCAAACTGGCAACGCAGAAGGGGAAACAAAGGTGGATGATTCCCGAGTTGTGAATATGAAAGGTGGCATTACCACTGAGGAGGTCCGAGCAAAGAATCAGGATTTCAAAGAGGGAAATCAGAAAGCAATTGATGGTCAAAAGAGAAGTAGGAATCTCCAAAAAGTTGAAAATTCTGAACAAGGTGATGGACAGAAAATTCGAGTGAAAAAAGAGCGAGGGATGAAGTTGGAAATGCAAGATGTGGGATCTGAAAATAAGGAAAGGTCTAGATTGGGAGGGAAGCAAGACTACTTTAGAGGTATCAAAGGAAAGAAATGGAGATTAGTTCCCAGGAATAGGAGGATGGAGAAGAAGGGGAGTTATCGAAACAATGGGGTGGCAAGCATGAGAGGTAGGAGTTTCTTTGAAGATGATCAGTATAAGGGCAGAGCAGAGGAAGCGGCTTTGAACAGGAGAGTAACAAGCGATGATCGCACAATGCAAGCAAGGGAGTCTGCGGATTCAAGTGATGCAGAAGATCTGGAAAACAAGCTTACACATTTTGATTCAACTCATTCAAGTGATGGTGATGGTAAAGTCAGTGGCACAGCAAGTAATGATACAAAACAGAAACAAGAAGTTGAAAATTCAGAAGACCATGAAGCCGTCAATAATATCGGCAATGAAGAAGATAGAGCTGATGCCGATACACAGGACTTTCCGGGAGATATGGAAATTGCAGAGGCTGAAGAACAGGAGAATGATGTAACTGAGGACGGTTTCCTTGCTGAATCAGGTTTCAATTCGGAAGATAGAGAGGAGTACAAGGAGGAAATAGATGCGTCTGAATTCTAG
- the LOC101302194 gene encoding formimidoyltransferase-cyclodeaminase-like, with amino-acid sequence MDDIFGESVNLEEIHIKQGFDDGHKDGLVAGKEEAEQVGLKVGFEVGEELGFYKGCVDVWNSAIRVDPTRFSTRVQKGVRQMAELVERYPVMEPEDEKVQEIMEELRLKFKAVCASLGVKLEYNGHPRGSSSGAKDGQVVFWWACFVIVINDFLQLVMCSKEEGKMLKSMLGCCKVYISESRNKLALESIEQAAKRFSEAPVVNKFEDETYNRVGYTLVSKLAPKPSGDPCPLRMAVLAMVKAAFETIDLESHCGSHPRLGVVDHICFHPLLDASLEQMAGVANSLAEDVGSSLQVPTFLYGAAHEERRTLDSIRRELGYFKPNSSGEQWVGGPKSEYLALKPDKGPLQVTQEKGVIVIGATRWVDNYNVPVHSTDIAVVRRISKRVSGRGGGLPSVQAMALAHGESVTEVACNLLEPQEVGGDRVQLEVERLAKEEGLTVGKGYFTDLYQEKLIERYLQSVSAEEK; translated from the exons ATGGACGACATATTCGGAGAGTCTGTCAACTTGGAAGAGATCCACATCAAGCAAGGCTTCGACGACGGCCACAAAGACGGCCTCGTCGCCGGAAAAGAAGAGGCCGAGCAAGTCGGCCTCAAAGTCGGCTTCGAGGTCGGCGAGGAGCTCGGGTTCTACAAGGGCTGCGTCGACGTCTGGAACTCCGCCATCCGGGTCGACCCGACCCGGTTCTCGACCCGGGTCCAGAAGGGCGTGAGGCAGATGGCGGAGCTGGTGGAGAGGTACCCGGTTATGGAGCCCGAGGATGAGAAGGTGCAGGAGATTATGGAGGAGCTGAGGTTGAAGTTCAAGGCGGTCTGTGCTTCGTTGGGTGTGAAATTGGAGTACAATGGGCACCCTAGAGGCTCTTCTTCTGGGGCGAAAGAC GGCCAGGTTGTTTTCTGGTGGGCTTGTTTTGTTATCGTAATCAATGATTTTCTACAGCTTGTGATGTGCAGCAAGGAGGAGGGGAAAATGTTAAAATCGATGCTTGGTTGCTGCAAGGTGTACATATCAGAAAGCAGAAACAAGCTTGCACTGGAGTCAATTGAGCAGGCTGCTAAGCGATTCTCAGAAGCACCCGTTGTCAATAAGTTTGAAGATGAAACCTACAATAGAGTTGGCTACACTCTTGTCTCTAAGCTGGCTCCTAAGCCATCTGGGGACCCTTGTCCCTTAAGGATGGCTGTCCTTGCCATGGTTAAGGCTGCTTTTGAAACCATTGACCTTGAGTCGCACTGTGGAAGTCATCCTCGGCTTGGAGTTGTGGATCATATATGCTTTCACCCCCTTCTGGATGCTTCGTTGGAACAGATGGCTGGTGTTGCAAACTCCTTGGCGGAAGACGTTGGCTCTAGTCTTCAAG TCCCTACATTTCTTTATGGAGCTGCCCATGAAGAGAGGAGGACACTTGATTCAATTAGAAGAGAGCTCGGTTACTTCAAGCCAAACTCCAGCGGAGAACAGTGGGTTGGGGGTCCAAAATCAGAATACTTGGCACTGAAGCCAGACAAGGGTCCCCTTCAAGTGACTCAAGAGAAAGGTGTCATTGTGATTGGAGCAACCCGGTGGGTGGATAACTATAATGTCCCTGTCCACTCTACTGATATCGCTGTTGTTCGTAGAATTTCAAAACGTGTGAGTGGCAGAGGAGGTGGACTTCCTTCAGTCCAAGCCATGGCACTCGCGCATGGTGAATCTGTCACGGAGGTAGCTTGCAATTTGTTGGAACCACAGGAAGTGGGAGGAGATAGGGTTCAGCTTGAAGTCGAAAGGCTTGCAAAGGAAGAAGGTTTGACAGTGGGGAAGGGCTACTTCACTGATCTTTATCAGGAAAAGTTAATTGAAAGGTATTTGCAGTCAGTTTCTGCTGAAGAGAAATGA
- the LOC101310044 gene encoding formimidoyltransferase-cyclodeaminase-like, whose amino-acid sequence MEYNTACKDKKKKTIDQSMLLCCKLFISESRNLTVLDAIERAARLDLESVIVNKFEDRAYNRVRYTIVSYVLHDSTGSAIYSPLQQTVLAMAEAAFGAINLEQHSGAHPRLGVVDDIVFHPLARASLDEAAWLAKAVGADIGNKFQVPVYLYAAAHPTGKALDTIRRELGYFRPNFMGNQWAGWTMPGVLQEKPDEGPTSVSPTRGIAMIGARPWVALYNIPILSTDVAATRRIARMVSARGGGLPTVQTLGLVHGEDSTEIACMLLEPNQIGADRVQNRVEMLAAEEGLYVEKGYFTDHSPDMIIEKYMKLISTDRN is encoded by the exons ATGGAGTACAACACTGCTTGCAAG GACAAGAAGAAGAAAACTATAGATCAGTCCATGCTGCTGTGCTGCAAGCTTTTCATATCTGAATCGCGTAACCTCACTGTGCTTGACGCCATTGAACGTGCCGCTAGGCTTGACCTGGAGTCTGTCATTGTTAACAAATTTGAGGACCGAGCTTACAATAGGGTCCGGTATACTATTGTGTCATATGTTCTGCATGATAGCACAGGAAGTGCCATATACAGCCCCTTGCAGCAAACTGTACTAGCCATGGCCGAGGCAGCATTCGGCGCCATTAACCTCGAGCAGCACTCAGGGGCTCACCCTCGCTTAGGGGTTGTCGACGACATTGTGTTCCACCCTTTGGCAAGAGCATCTCTAGATGAAGCAGCTTGGCTTGCTAAGGCTGTGGGAGCAGACATTGGCAATAAATTCCAAG TTCCAGTATATCTATATGCTGCAGCACACCCTACAGGCAAGGCTCTTGATACCATTAGGCGTGAGCTTGGCTACTTCAGACCAAACTTCATGGGCAACCAATGGGCAGGATGGACCATGCCGGGAGTGCTTCAAGAGAAACCCGATGAAGGCCCGACTAGTGTATCTCCAACCAGAGGCATTGCAATGATCGGAGCACGTCCATGGGTTGCCTTGTACAACATACCTATACTGTCCACCGATGTTGCAGCTACTCGAAGGATTGCACGAATGGTGAGTGCTCGAGGGGGAGGTCTCCCAACTGTGCAAACATTGGGACTTGTTCATGGTGAGGACTCCACAGAGATAGCTTGCATGCTCTTAGAGCCAAACCAGATTGGAGCAGACAGAGTCCAGAACCGAGTTGAGATGCTAGCAGCAGAAGAAGGGTTGTATGTGGAGAAGGGTTACTTCACTGATCACTCACCAGATATGATAATTGAAAAGTATATGAAACTAATATCTACAGATAGAAACTAG